In the genome of Paenibacillus sp. FSL R5-0766, one region contains:
- the lepB gene encoding signal peptidase I has translation MEQEVQHDRGNPAEEKNSRSKKAKNEIVEWLKAIVIALVLVILIRWLLFKPFVVDGPSMQPNFETGERVIVNEILYDIREPKRGEVIVFHVPSEGRDFIKRVIAVEGDTVEVQDDTVMVNGKKIDETYIQGAIDAAEANGGTYNVKDFPNEQFPDGKVPAGHVFVMGDNRPNSTDSRMIGYVSLKDIIGRADVIFWPIGEIKWINH, from the coding sequence ATGGAACAAGAAGTTCAACATGACCGGGGCAATCCTGCCGAAGAGAAAAACAGTCGATCCAAAAAAGCCAAAAATGAAATTGTTGAATGGCTTAAAGCCATTGTTATCGCATTAGTTCTCGTCATTCTGATTCGGTGGTTGCTCTTCAAACCGTTTGTTGTGGACGGTCCGTCCATGCAGCCGAACTTTGAAACGGGTGAACGTGTGATCGTCAACGAAATCTTATATGATATCAGAGAACCGAAGCGCGGTGAAGTTATCGTCTTCCACGTACCATCCGAAGGTCGAGATTTCATTAAACGTGTTATTGCTGTAGAAGGTGATACCGTTGAGGTTCAGGACGATACCGTGATGGTTAACGGTAAAAAGATTGATGAAACGTATATTCAAGGAGCCATTGATGCAGCTGAAGCAAATGGTGGAACCTATAACGTGAAGGATTTCCCGAATGAGCAGTTCCCTGATGGCAAAGTGCCTGCAGGTCATGTATTTGTCATGGGAGATAACCGTCCAAATAGTACAGACAGCCGTATGATCGGTTATGTTTCGTTAAAAGATATTATTGGTCGTGCAGATGTGATTTTCTGGCCGATTGGTGAGATCAAGTGGATCAACCACTGA
- a CDS encoding VOC family protein, whose product MYNIIGLDHIQLAAPEGCEAEARHFFNKVLGWTEILKPEILRKRGGVWFECGRHQVHIGVQRDFILATKAHPAFHVQHLDQLREHLIHNQIHIVDDEARADEGVRRFYINDPFGNRLEFLEWV is encoded by the coding sequence ATGTACAATATTATTGGTCTTGATCATATTCAGCTCGCAGCACCAGAAGGTTGTGAAGCGGAGGCACGTCATTTTTTCAATAAAGTACTGGGCTGGACGGAAATTCTTAAACCTGAAATTCTGAGAAAACGGGGTGGTGTATGGTTCGAGTGTGGCAGACACCAAGTGCATATTGGAGTACAAAGAGATTTTATTCTCGCCACAAAAGCTCATCCGGCATTTCATGTACAACATTTGGATCAGTTGCGTGAACATCTCATTCATAACCAAATTCATATTGTCGATGACGAAGCAAGGGCAGATGAAGGTGTAAGACGTTTCTATATAAATGATCCTTTTGGCAATCGCCTTGAGTTTTTAGAGTGGGTTTAA
- a CDS encoding EscU/YscU/HrcU family type III secretion system export apparatus switch protein, translating into MKDESSQPDLLSKKAVALKYVPGESEAPVVVAKGRGKVAEAILDKARENGVAVQEDAALVEVLSKLDLDEQIPAELYQLVAEVLTYVYRADRMASGREEDESW; encoded by the coding sequence ATGAAAGACGAGTCGTCACAACCCGATCTGCTCTCCAAAAAGGCGGTTGCCCTAAAATACGTCCCTGGAGAGAGCGAAGCACCTGTTGTTGTAGCCAAGGGCCGTGGCAAAGTGGCAGAAGCCATTCTGGATAAAGCCAGAGAAAACGGCGTGGCTGTTCAGGAGGATGCAGCACTTGTGGAGGTGCTCTCCAAGTTGGATCTGGATGAACAGATTCCAGCTGAACTGTATCAACTGGTCGCAGAGGTGCTAACATATGTCTACCGTGCAGATCGAATGGCCTCAGGACGTGAGGAAGACGAGTCATGGTAG
- a CDS encoding KH domain-containing protein: MEELVSIIAKALVDHPEDVTVRTVEKDRLVVYELTVHPDDVGKVIGKQGRIAKSLRTVVTSAAVKMDKRVTVDIIS; encoded by the coding sequence ATGGAAGAATTAGTAAGCATAATTGCTAAGGCTTTAGTCGATCATCCGGAAGATGTGACGGTTCGGACGGTTGAGAAAGACCGGCTTGTCGTTTATGAGTTAACCGTTCATCCTGACGATGTCGGGAAGGTAATTGGTAAACAGGGACGAATCGCGAAATCACTTCGTACGGTCGTCACATCAGCAGCAGTTAAGATGGATAAACGGGTTACCGTTGATATCATATCTTAA
- a CDS encoding DNA ligase — MIKGLMGDSKPGNAKPLELKEGQVVRGSVVSVSDDGGEAVLQIQGVQVRAKLETPLRPGETTLLQVQPPGENGITVMKPMTGTLAELPQASLNNLLKDVGLPDTKGNRELLLAMQRSGLPLTKGNVAMVQNMMTAKPAQVPVEEWVQATGIAFQRGLPVTAETVKGLHQTVFGPPLHQLLSGLADQLETMLTQTTGKPLLPGEQSATLKPAVVAGAPVLPNTSQTEEGLAASGNGRQVTGTGTPALSTQQGQAALAGSISMTDGGADDAGTAVKGNMQAGGGTGNAEAGAKAVASNVETAGKGGAGIPSGTGIPGEGLRGADAGQAGSRPGTPGAAAESVAGRASAGQPEAGAAGRTDGRAETPAAAGTPSAAGQAAPAAPTAAQLAPKLLALLDALRSASTAAPAQPGAAAQAAPASQGGQAAAAAGGVPQPLPAGADAPPAGGSAAAPAGAAAVLAPVTHEGDPWVGRVLKLLGAEHEQQAVHGAAAQPRVGDAASPANADTLKGLLLQLASSEGAPAALKDAAGQAVQYLTGQQLLLTTDRSATFAQMHWFIPITGPDGEETASVQIQSRRGSRGELDASNCRLWFDLDMKSLGPTLVDVHVVNNIVSLRVLNDREGMGSLLESGREVIHQALDKLGYQLLTFKAEPWPVGQEPGAERKTRASDYSPERYKGVDLKV; from the coding sequence ATGATAAAGGGGTTAATGGGAGACAGTAAGCCCGGCAATGCCAAACCGCTTGAATTAAAGGAAGGTCAGGTGGTTCGTGGCTCCGTCGTTAGTGTATCCGATGATGGGGGAGAAGCAGTTCTGCAGATTCAAGGTGTGCAGGTGCGCGCCAAGTTGGAGACTCCACTCCGTCCGGGTGAGACCACGTTGCTTCAAGTGCAACCTCCAGGTGAAAATGGCATAACGGTAATGAAACCTATGACGGGTACACTTGCTGAGCTGCCACAAGCTTCGCTGAACAACCTGCTTAAGGATGTAGGACTGCCGGATACAAAAGGGAACCGGGAACTGTTACTTGCCATGCAGCGTAGCGGATTGCCGCTAACGAAGGGTAATGTGGCTATGGTCCAGAATATGATGACTGCCAAACCCGCACAGGTCCCTGTGGAAGAATGGGTGCAGGCGACAGGGATTGCTTTTCAGCGTGGCCTTCCGGTTACGGCGGAAACAGTAAAAGGATTACACCAGACGGTGTTTGGCCCCCCTCTGCACCAGTTGTTAAGCGGGTTGGCTGATCAGTTGGAAACGATGCTGACTCAAACAACAGGTAAACCGCTATTGCCTGGAGAACAATCTGCTACGTTGAAACCAGCAGTCGTGGCTGGCGCACCTGTATTACCCAATACATCACAGACGGAAGAAGGATTGGCTGCATCAGGCAATGGTCGTCAGGTGACTGGAACCGGAACACCTGCTTTGTCAACGCAACAAGGACAAGCGGCATTGGCAGGATCTATATCCATGACGGATGGCGGGGCAGACGATGCAGGTACTGCGGTGAAAGGAAACATGCAGGCCGGCGGAGGCACAGGAAATGCTGAAGCCGGGGCCAAGGCAGTTGCCAGCAACGTTGAAACGGCTGGCAAAGGGGGCGCAGGTATTCCGTCTGGAACCGGAATACCTGGAGAGGGCCTGCGCGGGGCTGACGCGGGGCAAGCTGGGAGCCGCCCGGGTACACCAGGGGCGGCAGCTGAATCTGTGGCTGGCCGTGCAAGTGCAGGCCAGCCTGAAGCAGGCGCGGCCGGGCGGACTGACGGCCGCGCTGAAACGCCTGCTGCTGCGGGGACGCCGTCCGCAGCAGGCCAGGCGGCGCCAGCAGCGCCTACGGCAGCGCAGCTGGCGCCCAAGCTGCTGGCGCTGCTGGACGCCCTGCGCAGCGCGTCCACTGCCGCACCGGCACAGCCTGGTGCGGCAGCACAGGCCGCCCCTGCATCGCAGGGCGGCCAGGCGGCTGCGGCTGCCGGAGGCGTGCCGCAGCCGTTGCCAGCCGGCGCTGATGCGCCGCCGGCTGGCGGTAGTGCCGCAGCACCTGCGGGAGCTGCGGCAGTGCTCGCGCCTGTCACCCACGAGGGGGACCCGTGGGTGGGGCGCGTGCTGAAGCTGCTCGGTGCAGAGCACGAGCAGCAGGCCGTTCACGGCGCGGCTGCGCAGCCGCGCGTGGGGGATGCGGCGAGTCCGGCAAATGCGGACACGCTGAAGGGCTTGCTGCTGCAGCTTGCCAGCAGCGAAGGTGCACCGGCGGCGCTTAAGGATGCCGCCGGACAGGCCGTGCAATATCTGACAGGTCAGCAGTTATTGCTGACGACAGATCGCAGTGCTACTTTTGCACAGATGCACTGGTTTATTCCGATCACTGGACCGGACGGGGAAGAAACGGCGTCTGTTCAGATTCAATCACGTCGTGGATCTCGTGGAGAGCTGGATGCGTCCAACTGCCGTCTATGGTTTGATCTGGACATGAAAAGTCTTGGGCCAACTCTGGTAGATGTACATGTGGTTAATAACATTGTCAGTCTGCGTGTATTAAATGATCGCGAAGGCATGGGATCGCTCCTGGAGAGCGGACGAGAGGTAATCCATCAGGCATTGGACAAGCTGGGCTATCAACTGCTGACCTTCAAGGCAGAACCGTGGCCTGTGGGGCAGGAACCGGGCGCGGAACGAAAAACGAGGGCCTCGGACTATAGTCCAGAACGATACAAAGGGGTGGACTTGAAGGTATGA
- a CDS encoding carboxypeptidase-like regulatory domain-containing protein produces the protein MQTSIKWIIRLSTLSLCFILFGIMYSGVSYAADPSTQASVSGKVIDRQGLPVQNATVKYWLNYRGDTSEKSVKTDGNGRYHIIESVEDNTDITFVVDAEGYVTYRHYSSYGLSGGEQIQLDFHIYEPSTIVGTVKDQAGRPVPDARIKVTSVFDRIVKTDQQGRYAVTGIDYAYNSNIAIWVDADDYMLYEQDRLGVREGGTLRMDVVLAEAAHVRGKVVDESGNPVSGAKVNAGGSATTDAQGNYLIKRVPTGARTITGEAAGYLKTSLSVTLVKGDHNTFNIVLKKDADITPPVTKYRLVPITDTVNGKIYIKGFTFRLQATDEVKGSGVKTTQYRINGGEWKNYEGPVKFYAPDVKVVEYYSTDVAGNQEKYNKMDFVNGTFEGNGAFEGASYDD, from the coding sequence ATGCAGACAAGTATCAAATGGATCATTCGACTAAGTACACTATCTTTATGTTTCATTTTGTTTGGAATCATGTATTCCGGAGTTTCTTATGCAGCCGATCCGTCTACACAGGCAAGTGTATCAGGTAAAGTTATTGATCGTCAGGGATTACCTGTCCAGAACGCTACTGTCAAGTATTGGCTTAATTATCGTGGGGATACGTCAGAGAAAAGTGTGAAGACGGATGGGAATGGACGGTATCATATTATAGAGTCCGTTGAAGACAATACGGACATTACTTTTGTAGTTGATGCAGAGGGTTATGTGACGTACAGACACTATAGCTCCTACGGATTGTCCGGTGGAGAGCAAATACAGCTTGATTTTCATATTTATGAGCCATCCACGATTGTAGGAACAGTCAAAGATCAGGCAGGCAGACCTGTTCCAGATGCTCGTATAAAAGTAACAAGTGTCTTTGATCGTATAGTGAAAACTGATCAGCAAGGTCGATATGCGGTTACAGGAATTGATTACGCCTATAATTCGAACATTGCAATATGGGTAGATGCCGATGATTATATGTTATATGAACAGGATCGCTTGGGTGTCCGGGAGGGAGGAACCTTGAGAATGGATGTTGTTTTGGCAGAGGCGGCACACGTGCGGGGAAAAGTTGTAGATGAGTCGGGCAATCCAGTAAGTGGGGCTAAAGTTAATGCTGGAGGTTCGGCAACAACAGATGCTCAAGGCAACTATTTAATAAAGCGCGTACCAACAGGGGCCAGAACGATAACGGGAGAAGCAGCAGGATATTTAAAAACGAGCCTAAGCGTTACTCTTGTAAAAGGAGATCATAATACGTTTAATATCGTACTTAAGAAGGATGCAGATATTACACCTCCAGTAACCAAGTACAGATTAGTTCCTATTACAGATACTGTGAACGGGAAAATATACATCAAAGGATTTACATTCAGACTTCAGGCAACAGACGAAGTCAAAGGTTCGGGCGTAAAAACAACGCAATATCGAATCAATGGGGGAGAATGGAAAAACTATGAAGGACCCGTCAAGTTTTATGCCCCAGATGTCAAGGTGGTAGAGTACTATAGTACAGATGTTGCAGGTAACCAGGAGAAGTACAACAAAATGGATTTTGTTAATGGCACATTTGAAGGGAATGGCGCGTTTGAAGGGGCGAGTTACGACGATTGA
- the rimM gene encoding ribosome maturation factor RimM (Essential for efficient processing of 16S rRNA) produces the protein MAEFMNVGKIVNTHGIRGEVRIMPLTDFPEVRFAKNAELFFFTPDNHPVMVNVESSRLHKNMYILRLKEYGNINEVEKFKGGMAKVLKENLAELDEGEYYFHQIVGCSVITEEGETLGTISEILTPGANDVWVVKTPAGKEVLIPVIDDVVLDVDIEQQQVKIHLMEGLL, from the coding sequence ATGGCAGAATTTATGAATGTAGGTAAAATCGTTAATACGCATGGAATTCGCGGTGAGGTAAGAATCATGCCTTTAACTGATTTCCCGGAAGTGCGTTTCGCGAAAAATGCAGAGTTGTTTTTCTTTACACCAGATAATCATCCCGTCATGGTTAACGTGGAGTCTTCACGTTTGCATAAAAATATGTATATTCTTCGTCTGAAAGAGTACGGGAATATTAATGAAGTAGAAAAGTTTAAAGGCGGCATGGCCAAAGTGTTAAAAGAAAACCTGGCTGAGCTGGACGAAGGTGAATACTACTTCCATCAAATCGTTGGGTGTTCGGTCATCACCGAAGAGGGTGAGACGCTTGGAACCATCTCTGAAATTTTGACTCCGGGTGCCAATGATGTATGGGTTGTCAAAACGCCAGCAGGCAAAGAAGTGCTGATTCCCGTTATTGATGATGTAGTGCTTGATGTGGACATCGAACAGCAGCAAGTGAAGATTCACCTGATGGAAGGGCTGCTGTAA
- a CDS encoding paeninodin family lasso peptide: MKELQNTSNNTVKQVWECPRMEVLDISETMNGGQGIWQYVWDGEFWKLELMVS; encoded by the coding sequence ATGAAAGAGCTTCAGAATACTTCGAACAACACAGTAAAACAAGTATGGGAGTGCCCTCGGATGGAAGTGCTGGATATCAGCGAGACCATGAACGGTGGACAGGGGATTTGGCAATATGTTTGGGACGGAGAATTCTGGAAGCTTGAACTTATGGTCAGTTAA
- a CDS encoding YraN family protein: MVEHRSGKEPGLKLTRQQKGRLGEEAACQWLRENDYRIIRQNWRCRSGEIDIIASCEGLIVFVEVRSRSGAAQYGTPQESVDMRKMQQVRSTASVYLQMTGETELQIRFDVIAVMLDQAGEIVSLNHIVNAF, encoded by the coding sequence ATGGTAGAACATAGATCAGGCAAGGAGCCGGGACTGAAGCTTACACGACAGCAGAAGGGTCGATTAGGTGAAGAGGCTGCCTGTCAATGGTTGCGAGAGAACGATTATCGGATCATTAGACAGAACTGGCGTTGCCGTAGCGGTGAGATTGACATCATTGCTTCCTGCGAGGGCCTGATTGTCTTTGTGGAAGTAAGAAGCAGAAGTGGAGCCGCTCAGTACGGTACACCTCAGGAATCGGTTGATATGCGTAAAATGCAGCAGGTACGTTCAACCGCATCCGTATATTTGCAAATGACGGGAGAGACGGAACTTCAGATCCGTTTTGATGTAATTGCCGTAATGCTTGATCAAGCAGGAGAAATCGTCTCTTTGAATCATATTGTTAATGCTTTTTAA
- the trmD gene encoding tRNA (guanosine(37)-N1)-methyltransferase TrmD, with product MKVDVLTLFPEMFEGVFGASILGKAQTKGLVSLGATNFRNYATNKHNTVDDAPYGGGGGMVLKPDPIFAAVEDVLEQRGEAAATMKAPRIILMCPQGETFTQKKAEELVQEDHLIFICGHYEGYDERIREFLVTDELSIGDYVLTGGELPAMVAIDSIVRLIPGVLGNETSAVTDSFSTGLLEYPHYTRPPEFRGMKVPDMLLSGHHLNIEAWRREQSLLRTLERRPEMLETADLTDKERVWLKKIRSNRENGTE from the coding sequence ATGAAAGTGGATGTATTAACGCTATTCCCGGAGATGTTTGAAGGTGTGTTCGGAGCAAGCATTCTGGGCAAAGCTCAAACGAAGGGGCTCGTATCCCTTGGTGCAACCAACTTCCGAAATTATGCGACCAATAAACATAACACAGTAGATGATGCTCCTTACGGTGGGGGCGGGGGCATGGTGCTAAAACCAGATCCGATCTTTGCTGCTGTAGAAGATGTGCTGGAGCAACGCGGAGAAGCCGCTGCAACCATGAAAGCTCCACGTATCATCCTAATGTGTCCGCAAGGTGAGACGTTTACACAGAAAAAAGCAGAAGAACTTGTACAGGAAGATCATCTGATTTTTATATGTGGACATTATGAAGGTTACGATGAGCGCATCCGCGAATTTCTCGTGACGGATGAACTATCCATTGGTGATTACGTACTCACGGGTGGGGAGTTACCTGCAATGGTTGCGATCGACAGCATCGTACGTCTTATACCCGGTGTGCTTGGCAATGAGACAAGTGCCGTGACGGATTCCTTCAGCACTGGACTTTTGGAATACCCACACTACACACGTCCACCCGAGTTTAGGGGGATGAAAGTGCCGGACATGCTGTTGTCAGGACACCATCTGAACATTGAGGCGTGGCGCAGAGAGCAATCTTTGCTTCGTACGCTGGAGCGCAGACCAGAAATGTTGGAAACGGCCGATTTGACGGATAAAGAGCGGGTTTGGCTGAAAAAGATCCGCTCAAATCGTGAAAATGGCACAGAGTAA
- the rplS gene encoding 50S ribosomal protein L19 has product MNIVQAITQEQLRKDIPSFRPGDTLKVHVKVIEGTRERIQLFEGVVIKRRGGGISETFTVRKISYGVGVERAFPLHSPKIDRIEVARRGKVRRAKLYYLRELRGKAARIKEIR; this is encoded by the coding sequence ATGAATATCGTTCAAGCGATTACACAAGAACAACTTCGTAAGGATATTCCGAGTTTTCGTCCTGGTGACACTTTGAAAGTGCACGTTAAGGTAATCGAGGGAACTCGTGAGCGTATCCAATTGTTCGAAGGTGTTGTGATTAAACGCCGTGGTGGTGGAATCAGTGAGACTTTTACAGTTCGTAAAATTTCTTACGGTGTAGGTGTGGAAAGAGCTTTCCCGCTTCATTCCCCAAAAATCGATAGAATCGAAGTGGCTCGCCGTGGTAAAGTTCGTCGTGCGAAGCTTTATTATCTTCGTGAACTACGCGGTAAAGCAGCGAGAATTAAAGAAATTCGTTAA
- a CDS encoding polysaccharide deacetylase family protein — protein sequence MKYWKKITLALLAMLTCSITLYAYAVTHPTNALSHKACTSWDIVKRKAFELSHTDFSNQPALDRSTFRVERGTATEVPVLMYHYIEPKLNNHETGNKSIINLEDFEQNMKYLHDEGYRTITLDQLEQYVSGKISLPQKSIVITFDDGYHNNYTLAYPVLQKYNFHASLFVIGSKIQDQPSEFDPAKKSFISRPEMQAATDVFEFNSHTYNLHHKGFMRCGNSVPVGLDTSLLDDDIQHMKQTGIDTPYLAYPFGYTSTQMIYKLQQHGYRMAFTVKSGFVHPGDHPMKLPRLTVTTGTDLASLLQPESSPQNELPASENDQ from the coding sequence ATGAAATATTGGAAAAAGATCACACTTGCCCTACTTGCCATGCTCACATGCTCCATTACACTATATGCATATGCCGTAACTCATCCAACGAATGCACTGTCACACAAAGCCTGCACATCCTGGGACATAGTCAAACGCAAAGCATTCGAGCTGTCACACACTGACTTCTCTAACCAACCTGCGCTGGATCGTTCTACCTTCAGGGTTGAACGAGGTACCGCTACAGAAGTTCCTGTACTGATGTATCATTACATAGAACCCAAACTGAACAATCACGAGACAGGTAATAAATCCATCATTAATCTGGAGGACTTCGAGCAAAATATGAAATACCTGCATGATGAAGGCTACCGCACGATTACACTGGATCAGCTTGAACAATATGTTAGCGGGAAGATTTCCCTGCCACAAAAATCTATTGTGATTACATTTGATGATGGATACCACAACAATTATACGTTAGCTTACCCTGTGCTTCAAAAATATAATTTCCACGCCTCATTGTTTGTCATTGGCAGCAAAATTCAAGATCAGCCTTCGGAATTTGACCCTGCCAAAAAAAGTTTCATCTCCAGACCAGAGATGCAGGCCGCAACTGACGTATTTGAATTTAACAGCCATACCTATAACTTGCATCACAAGGGATTTATGCGCTGTGGCAACAGCGTACCTGTCGGTCTGGACACCAGTCTTCTGGATGATGATATCCAGCATATGAAGCAAACCGGAATAGACACACCTTATCTGGCCTATCCTTTTGGTTATACCAGTACACAGATGATCTACAAGTTACAACAACATGGATATCGCATGGCATTTACCGTAAAGTCTGGATTTGTGCATCCAGGAGATCATCCCATGAAGCTGCCTCGCTTGACGGTCACGACAGGTACTGATCTGGCGTCCTTGCTTCAACCCGAATCGAGTCCGCAGAACGAATTACCTGCATCGGAGAATGACCAGTGA
- the ylqF gene encoding ribosome biogenesis GTPase YlqF, whose product MTIQWFPGHMTRARRQIQDKLKLIDVVIELLDARLPVSSRNPMIDEILLDKPRMILLNKSDLADAKVTQEWIEYFKKEGITAFPVDASTGTNVKDIPVQAKLLLKEKIDRQIAKGINPRAVRGLIVGIPNVGKSTLINRLAGRSIALTGDRPGVTKGQQWIKVGKEMELLDTPGILWPKFEDQNVGYRLAVTGAIKEEILNAEDIAFFGISYLMRYYWDALEERYGLQEFSKDADDSDSVIAIMEQVGRIRGCVVSGGRIDLEKASRAFLRELRAGKMGRFSMEAPY is encoded by the coding sequence TTGACGATACAATGGTTTCCAGGTCATATGACTCGAGCCAGACGCCAGATTCAGGATAAGTTAAAGCTCATCGACGTGGTCATCGAACTATTGGATGCCCGTCTGCCTGTCTCCAGCCGTAATCCAATGATTGACGAAATATTGCTGGATAAACCCCGGATGATTTTGTTGAACAAATCGGATTTGGCAGATGCAAAAGTGACGCAAGAATGGATTGAATATTTCAAAAAAGAAGGAATTACCGCTTTCCCTGTAGATGCTTCGACGGGAACCAATGTTAAAGATATTCCCGTGCAGGCCAAGCTTCTTCTTAAAGAAAAAATTGACCGTCAAATTGCTAAAGGGATTAATCCTCGTGCGGTTCGCGGGTTGATCGTAGGGATTCCCAATGTAGGTAAATCAACACTGATTAACCGACTGGCTGGACGGAGTATTGCGTTAACAGGAGATCGTCCTGGTGTGACGAAGGGGCAACAGTGGATCAAGGTAGGCAAAGAAATGGAGTTATTGGATACTCCGGGTATTCTTTGGCCCAAGTTCGAAGATCAAAATGTAGGTTATCGTCTTGCTGTAACTGGTGCGATCAAAGAGGAAATTCTGAATGCAGAGGATATCGCCTTTTTTGGAATCAGTTACCTGATGCGTTATTACTGGGACGCTTTGGAAGAGAGATACGGACTTCAGGAGTTCTCCAAGGATGCAGATGATTCAGACAGTGTTATTGCGATTATGGAACAAGTCGGCCGTATCCGTGGATGTGTTGTAAGCGGTGGACGCATTGATCTGGAAAAGGCATCACGAGCATTTCTGCGTGAACTGCGAGCGGGTAAAATGGGACGTTTCTCTATGGAAGCTCCTTATTAA
- a CDS encoding ribonuclease HII: MVENNEEIGLNLLDTPIGPKKKKEASEPRDLLLYEREYWDSGFERIAGIDEVGRGCLFGDVVAAAVILPKDLILEGVNDSKKLTEKKRDALYDVIMEKALAVGIGYADAETIDRLNIKQAARLAMKRAVEALGETPDYMLVDAEKVDVNVPQLSIIKGDANSQSIAAASIIAKVTRDRLCKEEWDTLYPEYGLSIHKGYATKVHREQIMALGATPMHRRSFLGNLLGEQQSLF, encoded by the coding sequence ATGGTTGAAAATAATGAAGAGATCGGGTTGAATCTACTGGATACCCCGATTGGACCAAAGAAGAAAAAAGAAGCGAGTGAACCTCGAGATCTGTTGCTCTATGAGCGGGAGTATTGGGACAGTGGGTTTGAACGTATTGCTGGTATTGATGAGGTAGGACGGGGATGTTTGTTTGGGGATGTTGTCGCAGCGGCAGTTATTTTACCGAAGGATCTCATCCTGGAAGGTGTGAATGACTCCAAGAAATTAACGGAGAAAAAACGTGATGCATTATATGACGTCATTATGGAAAAAGCGCTGGCGGTAGGTATCGGGTACGCGGATGCAGAGACAATTGATCGGCTTAATATCAAGCAGGCTGCGAGACTTGCGATGAAAAGAGCTGTTGAAGCATTGGGAGAAACTCCTGATTATATGCTGGTGGATGCCGAGAAGGTGGATGTGAATGTACCTCAACTGTCTATTATTAAAGGTGACGCCAACAGTCAATCGATCGCAGCAGCATCTATTATTGCCAAGGTAACGCGAGATCGGCTGTGCAAGGAAGAATGGGATACGTTATATCCGGAATATGGTTTGTCGATACATAAAGGATATGCAACAAAAGTTCATCGGGAGCAGATTATGGCATTGGGGGCAACCCCGATGCATCGGCGCAGTTTTCTGGGCAACCTGCTTGGAGAGCAGCAATCTTTGTTTTAA